One stretch of Ornithinimicrobium ciconiae DNA includes these proteins:
- a CDS encoding 3-hydroxybutyrate dehydrogenase, which translates to MTRKAVVTGGASGIGAAIARQLAKDGLQVVVADRDAEAAERLAAEVGGEAWATDLSDTAALEGLRLECDVLVNNAGIQRVAPIHEFVPEDFRLIQRLMLEAPFLLIRAALPHMYAGGWGRIINVSSAHGLRASAFKSAYVSAKHGLEGLSKVTALEGAEHGVTSNCINPGYVRTPLVEKQIADQAATHGIPEDEVVEKIMLTRSAIKKLIEPQDVGALAGFLASDDAGMVTGTSYVMDGGWTAQ; encoded by the coding sequence ATGACGCGCAAGGCAGTGGTCACCGGGGGTGCCAGCGGCATCGGTGCCGCGATCGCACGGCAGCTGGCCAAGGACGGCCTGCAAGTGGTCGTCGCCGACCGGGACGCCGAGGCCGCGGAGCGGCTGGCTGCCGAGGTCGGTGGCGAGGCCTGGGCCACCGACCTGTCGGACACGGCTGCGCTGGAGGGGCTGCGGCTGGAGTGTGACGTGCTGGTCAACAATGCGGGGATCCAGCGGGTGGCGCCGATCCACGAGTTCGTGCCGGAGGATTTCCGGTTGATCCAGCGGTTGATGTTGGAGGCGCCGTTCCTGTTGATCCGGGCGGCGTTGCCGCACATGTATGCCGGGGGGTGGGGTCGGATCATCAATGTCTCCTCGGCGCACGGGCTGCGGGCGTCGGCGTTCAAGTCGGCGTATGTGTCGGCCAAGCACGGGCTGGAGGGGTTGTCGAAGGTGACGGCCCTGGAGGGTGCCGAGCACGGGGTGACGTCCAACTGCATCAACCCTGGTTATGTGCGAACTCCCTTGGTGGAGAAGCAGATTGCTGACCAGGCGGCGACCCATGGCATCCCCGAGGACGAGGTCGTCGAGAAGATCATGCTGACCCGCTCAGCGATCAAGAAGCTCATCGAACCGCAGGACGTCGGCGCCCTGGCTGGTTTCCTGGCCAGCGACGACGCCGGGATGGTCACCGGGACCTCCTACGTCATGGACGGTGGGTGGACGGCCCAGTGA
- a CDS encoding alpha/beta hydrolase produces the protein MTTTQLQPSLAAVVGDRYRTHDAPVRGGVMRVGIWEPASGDRQAPTVLAVHGITSSHIAWPLVAQAMPDVRIIAPDLRGRGRSRTLPAPYGMPSHADDVAAVLDSVGVEQAVAVGHSMGAFVSLVLADRHPERVSSLVLVDGGMPLLPPPGVAPEDMSMAILGPAAERLQMTFPDHEAYRDHWREHPAFTEWVDLTTAYVDYDLVPAAAGGFHPATCVDALNEDIRELVDGDSLLNALARLRHPTSWLLAPRGLMDEVPPLYPQAAREHWLGEHPQISMAEIEDVNHYTIVMLQGGVDQVVPHVRQALAG, from the coding sequence GTGACCACGACTCAGCTGCAACCCTCGCTGGCAGCGGTCGTCGGAGACCGCTATCGCACGCACGACGCCCCCGTCCGCGGTGGGGTGATGCGCGTCGGCATCTGGGAGCCGGCCTCCGGCGACCGGCAGGCGCCGACCGTCCTGGCGGTCCACGGGATCACCTCCTCCCACATCGCCTGGCCGCTGGTGGCTCAGGCGATGCCGGATGTGCGGATCATCGCGCCGGACCTGCGCGGACGTGGACGCTCGCGCACCCTGCCCGCGCCCTATGGCATGCCCAGCCATGCTGATGACGTGGCCGCGGTGCTGGACTCGGTCGGTGTCGAGCAGGCCGTCGCCGTCGGGCACTCGATGGGTGCGTTCGTCTCCCTGGTGCTGGCCGACCGCCACCCCGAGCGGGTCAGCTCCCTGGTCCTGGTGGACGGTGGCATGCCGCTGCTGCCACCCCCTGGCGTGGCCCCCGAGGACATGTCGATGGCGATCCTGGGTCCGGCAGCCGAGCGCCTGCAGATGACCTTTCCCGACCACGAGGCCTACCGCGACCACTGGCGTGAGCACCCGGCCTTCACCGAGTGGGTGGACCTGACCACTGCCTATGTCGATTATGACTTGGTCCCGGCCGCGGCTGGGGGCTTCCACCCGGCAACCTGTGTCGATGCTCTGAACGAGGACATCCGGGAGCTCGTCGACGGTGACTCACTGCTCAACGCGCTGGCGCGGTTGCGACACCCGACGTCCTGGCTGCTCGCCCCGCGCGGCCTGATGGACGAGGTGCCGCCGCTCTATCCGCAGGCGGCCCGGGAGCACTGGCTGGGTGAGCACCCGCAGATCTCTATGGCGGAGATCGAGGACGTCAACCACTACACGATCGTCATGCTCCAGGGCGGGGTCGACCAGGTCGTCCCGCACGTACGTCAGGCACTCGCTGGCTGA
- a CDS encoding glycoside hydrolase family 15 protein, translated as MTFRAVAARVAVAVSLGWFLAQTVLPPRGGPVPGLPRTFDPDLGFLLWPWQWAQDPRLLPILAMAVVGALLARRSAWLAVMAGVPVLVEAWQFLVPAVGEVAALRDVAHAWIGLATGALVALTGWALGRLVAHAVRPVWPNARSTAVTTGSAHRSRIVLAAGVTAIVLLGVSVAWPRADGGAVAAAPPVGAQGALQGADFHGSEHPDAVAREWLAAGDLPGEGTAYEDMARVALWDLHLLTRDPLPPAGPAAQWDYYWPRDGAFVAVALVRTGHTGDAVEILRRQADLYLDPLYGFDARYLLDGGRVVRDPRGAQVDGCGWVLWAIHETAQDTALPDEVAGLRDRCADQLLRATGGGTHLAAPSPDYWERATFERLLGANAPLLLGLRSAAADYRASGSVERADSLLEAADTFTAELGQEFGPTFSRSTRGGGLDAATAMLMPPFAAEPLPGVREAWEGYQAGALRPGGGLAPGTDWRQDGVSWTPEVALVAYTAAADGQEGIATDWLDWLETHRAPWGSLPEKVGPDGTPGGPAPLGWTSSLVVLTLSELGL; from the coding sequence GTGACTTTTCGTGCCGTGGCTGCGCGGGTCGCGGTCGCGGTGTCCCTGGGGTGGTTTCTGGCACAGACGGTGCTGCCACCGCGCGGTGGTCCGGTGCCGGGCCTGCCCCGCACCTTTGATCCCGACCTCGGCTTCCTGCTGTGGCCCTGGCAGTGGGCCCAGGACCCGCGGCTGCTGCCGATCCTGGCGATGGCCGTCGTTGGTGCCCTGCTGGCGCGCCGGTCTGCCTGGCTGGCCGTGATGGCTGGTGTGCCGGTGCTCGTCGAGGCCTGGCAGTTCCTCGTGCCCGCTGTGGGGGAGGTCGCGGCCCTGCGGGACGTGGCGCACGCCTGGATCGGCCTCGCGACAGGTGCCCTGGTGGCGCTGACCGGTTGGGCCCTGGGGCGTCTCGTCGCGCACGCCGTCCGGCCGGTGTGGCCCAACGCCCGGTCCACGGCCGTCACGACAGGGTCTGCCCACCGCTCCCGCATCGTCCTGGCTGCCGGAGTCACCGCGATTGTGCTGCTGGGAGTGTCCGTGGCCTGGCCCCGCGCCGACGGCGGGGCCGTTGCCGCCGCGCCACCGGTGGGCGCACAGGGTGCGTTGCAGGGTGCGGACTTCCACGGCAGCGAGCATCCCGACGCGGTGGCGCGGGAGTGGCTGGCCGCCGGCGACCTGCCGGGGGAGGGCACGGCATACGAGGACATGGCGCGGGTCGCGCTCTGGGACCTGCACCTGCTGACCCGCGACCCGCTGCCACCAGCGGGGCCAGCGGCCCAGTGGGACTACTACTGGCCGCGGGACGGTGCCTTCGTGGCGGTGGCGCTGGTGCGCACCGGACACACGGGAGATGCGGTCGAGATCCTGCGGCGGCAGGCCGACCTCTATCTGGACCCGCTCTATGGTTTTGACGCGCGCTATCTGCTGGACGGTGGGCGGGTCGTTCGTGACCCTCGCGGAGCCCAGGTTGACGGTTGCGGCTGGGTCCTGTGGGCGATCCATGAGACGGCCCAGGACACCGCCCTGCCGGACGAGGTCGCTGGGCTGCGCGACCGGTGCGCCGACCAGCTGCTGCGCGCCACCGGCGGAGGCACCCATCTGGCGGCACCCAGCCCGGACTACTGGGAGCGCGCCACCTTTGAGCGGCTGTTGGGAGCCAACGCGCCGCTGCTCCTCGGGCTGCGGTCGGCGGCGGCCGACTATCGGGCCAGCGGGTCCGTCGAGCGTGCGGACTCCTTGCTGGAGGCCGCGGACACGTTCACCGCGGAGCTGGGTCAGGAGTTTGGACCGACCTTCTCCCGCTCCACGCGCGGCGGTGGGCTGGACGCCGCGACCGCGATGCTGATGCCACCTTTTGCTGCGGAGCCGCTGCCGGGTGTTCGAGAGGCGTGGGAGGGCTATCAGGCTGGAGCGCTGCGGCCCGGCGGTGGCCTGGCGCCGGGGACCGACTGGCGGCAGGACGGCGTCTCCTGGACGCCGGAGGTCGCCCTGGTGGCCTACACGGCCGCGGCCGACGGGCAGGAGGGGATCGCCACGGACTGGCTGGACTGGCTGGAGACGCACCGCGCGCCCTGGGGATCGCTGCCGGAGAAGGTGGGACCAGACGGCACGCCCGGCGGGCCAGCGCCGCTGGGCTGGACCAGCTCCCTGGTGGTGCTGACACTGTCGGAGCTGGGGCTGTAG
- a CDS encoding ASCH domain-containing protein — protein sequence MHDDEIQSFWDDARLRAKVNRVPGYLGVNAREALAPPAWSFGAGPEDADALLDLVLAGTKTATSSALRDYEAGDEDVPGEGDLSIITDGAGRPRALIQTTSVRTVPFGEVDAAHAAAEGEGDLSLEQWRTVHRRFFEQSGSGAPVTDDLPVILEEFTVLHAADT from the coding sequence ATGCATGACGACGAGATCCAGTCCTTCTGGGACGACGCCCGGCTGCGCGCCAAGGTCAACCGGGTGCCCGGTTATCTGGGTGTCAACGCCCGTGAGGCGCTGGCCCCACCGGCGTGGTCCTTCGGCGCGGGCCCCGAGGACGCCGACGCGCTGCTGGACCTGGTCCTGGCCGGCACCAAGACCGCGACCTCCTCGGCACTGCGCGACTATGAGGCCGGCGACGAGGACGTGCCCGGCGAGGGCGATCTGTCGATCATCACCGACGGGGCCGGCCGGCCCCGTGCCCTCATCCAGACCACCTCGGTGCGCACGGTGCCCTTCGGTGAGGTGGACGCGGCGCACGCCGCCGCCGAGGGTGAGGGCGACCTGAGCCTGGAGCAGTGGCGCACCGTGCACCGCCGGTTCTTTGAGCAGTCCGGCTCCGGCGCGCCGGTCACGGACGACCTGCCGGTGATCCTCGAGGAGTTCACCGTCCTCCACGCCGCCGACACCTAA
- a CDS encoding DUF2304 domain-containing protein translates to MLDQPLIKVILLVGIIGITVLLTRSTAGARHQAVRRLLLVGFVLLAAVAIMFPPLLTQVAGIVGVGRGADLLLYVLTITFLGYVAASYRRMRQLEQQNTVLARQLALNHAVHESRDHRPTSDPTDPGSHDA, encoded by the coding sequence GTGCTGGACCAACCCCTGATCAAGGTCATCCTGCTGGTGGGGATCATCGGCATCACCGTGCTGCTGACCCGGTCCACCGCAGGGGCCCGCCACCAGGCGGTGCGCCGGCTGCTGCTGGTCGGCTTTGTGCTGCTCGCGGCCGTGGCCATCATGTTCCCGCCGCTGCTCACCCAGGTCGCGGGCATCGTGGGCGTCGGTCGTGGAGCCGACCTGCTGCTCTATGTGCTGACCATCACCTTCCTGGGCTATGTCGCGGCCAGCTATCGCCGGATGCGCCAGCTCGAGCAGCAGAACACGGTGCTGGCCCGCCAGCTGGCCCTCAACCATGCTGTCCACGAGTCCCGCGACCATCGACCAACCTCCGATCCGACCGATCCAGGGAGCCACGATGCATGA
- a CDS encoding glycosyltransferase family 2 protein has translation MSPAPVSDTWLVIPLFNEATVVADVIAEARETFPHIVCVDDASTDDSGAVARAAGAVVVTHPFNLGQGAALQTGVDYALTATDAAYIVTFDADGQHRVVDAEAMVERAREEDLAIVFGSRFLDGRTKPGWLRRIILKGAVWITNQQTGLRLSDAHNGLRVIRRDAAGALHLEQNRMAHATEIVLQLSRTKLPWAEHPVHIVYTDYSRAKGQSLMNSVNILIDTILK, from the coding sequence ATGTCGCCCGCACCGGTCTCCGATACCTGGCTGGTGATCCCACTGTTCAACGAGGCGACCGTGGTCGCGGACGTGATCGCCGAGGCCCGGGAGACCTTCCCCCACATCGTTTGTGTCGACGACGCCTCCACCGACGACTCCGGGGCGGTGGCCCGCGCGGCGGGGGCCGTGGTGGTGACCCACCCGTTCAACCTGGGCCAGGGCGCCGCGCTGCAGACAGGGGTGGACTATGCGCTCACGGCGACGGACGCGGCATACATCGTCACCTTTGACGCGGACGGGCAGCACCGGGTGGTGGATGCCGAGGCCATGGTGGAGCGAGCCCGCGAGGAGGACCTGGCGATCGTGTTCGGCTCGCGCTTCCTCGACGGTCGCACCAAGCCAGGCTGGCTGCGGCGGATCATCCTCAAGGGCGCGGTGTGGATCACCAACCAGCAGACCGGGCTGCGCCTGTCCGACGCGCACAACGGGCTGCGGGTGATCCGGCGGGACGCGGCCGGGGCGCTGCACCTGGAGCAGAACCGGATGGCGCACGCCACCGAGATCGTCCTGCAGCTCTCACGCACCAAACTGCCCTGGGCCGAGCACCCGGTGCACATCGTCTACACCGACTACTCCCGGGCCAAGGGCCAGTCCCTGATGAACTCGGTCAATATCCTGATCGACACGATCCTGAAGTGA